From Saimiri boliviensis isolate mSaiBol1 chromosome 20, mSaiBol1.pri, whole genome shotgun sequence:
GTGTGGGGGGAGCGGcgatgccgaggcaggtggcaCGTCGCCCCCTCTCCGGGCCGCTCGCATCCCGGAGGTCAGCCTCAGCTGGCAGCGAGCCCGCCACCTCCCCGCTGGGCCCCGAGCGCGGCGCGGACCCGGTCCCCGGGGACCGGCCAGGAGCAGGCCGGACGGCAGGGCGGGGGCCGGGCCGCGAGCCAGTGCGCGGCGAGCGGACCCGGCTCCGAGGCTGATGACGTCTTCGCCTCTGGCTCCCCGGCGCCAGGCCGGGCAGGGCGGGTGACGTCACCGCCCTATCACGTGATCACCATTCAAACAAACACCCCCCACCCCTGCGCGCCCGCCCGGTCCGCCCCGCCCCCCGAGAGGCCGCCTATAAAGGCGCTTTCCCACTCCGGCTAGCTGTGAAGGACGTTCGGGCTGTGAGCGCGACCCGGGTCGGAGGGGCAGTCGGGGCCGCGAAGAAGCCGAGGAACCCTGAGTCCTGCGTGACGCCCCTCTCTCAGTCCAAAAGCGGCTTTTGGTTCCGCGCAGAGAGACCCGGGGAGGGTCGAGCTTTTCCTCGAAAGCCGCCGCCCTGCCCTTGGCCCCTAGGACAAAGAGCAGCGCAGGGTCGAGCACGCTGGGGGCGCTGAAGCCGGCCATGGTCATGGAAGTGGGCACCCTGGACGCCGGAGGCCTGCGGGCGCTGCTGGGGGAGCGCGCGGCGCAGTGCCTGCTGCTGGACTGCCGCTCCTTCTTCGCTTTCAACGCCGGCCACATCGCCGGCTCGGTCAACGTGCGCTTCAGCACCATCGTGCGGCGCCGGGCCAAGGGCGCCATGGGCCTGGAGCACATCGTGCCCAACGCCGAGCTGCGCGGCCGCCTGCTGGCCGGCGCTTACCAAGCCGTGGTGCTGCTGGACGAGCGCAGCGCCGCCTTGGACGGCGCCAAGCGCGACGGCACCCTGGCCCTGGCGGCCGGCGCGCTCTGCCGAGAGGCGCGCGCCGCCAAAGTCTTCTTCCTCAAAGGTACGCCCTCGGGGAAGCTCGGGGCGGGCCGTACACCCCTGAGGTTTTGCCCGGTACCCCTGGCCCTCGGCTCCTGGGGGCCCGCCCCATCGGCAGCGCGTGGGCTTTGGAGTACATTTATCTCTGGAACTTGTCATTGGCTTTGTTTGGCTCTGGGAACAAAGACTTGCCTGGGCCTTTCCGATGTAAACTTCCAGCCCTTGGTGGGTGGGGGAGTTGTACGAAGGTGCCCAGTCCCGGCGAcactaatggaaaaaaaaaatgtctttgtatTCCCAGGAGGATACGAAGCGTTTTCAGCTTCCTGCCCGGAGCTGTGCAGCAAACAGTCGACCCCCATGGGGCTCAGCCTTCCCCTGAGTACTAGCGTCCCTGACAGCGCGGAATCTGGGTGCAGTTCCTGCAGCACTCCACTCTACGATCAGGTTAGTGGGCGCCCCTGCCACAGGGGAGAAGTAAGCACTGGCAAAGGCATGGAAGAGCAGTGCCAGGGAGAATATATAGAAAGTGAcctgcagctttatttataacagAGGGGACACAGGGATATGATCGATTCCACAGTTAAGTGGTCTGATGAAGCCGAGTCTCTAATTGTAGGCTCTACAGAAATGAACTTGCTGGTCCTGCCCAGGCAAATGGGCTTAGACCCCTATTTATTTATCCTCCAGCAACAGAACTGAGTTCACCTGGTATCTGAAATTGACTTCTCCAGCAGGAAGTTTTTGTGGGTGTGGGCACTGGCCTTGGCTTTGAGCAAGCTTGACGAATGTTGGATATTTCTGGATTTCAGGGTGGTCCGGTGGAGATCCTGCCCTTTCTGTACCTGGGCAGTGCCTACCATGCTTCCCGCAAGGACATGCTGGATGCCTTGGGCATCACTGCCTTGATCAACGTCTCAGCCAATTGTCCCAACCATTTTGAGGGTCACTACCAGTACAAGAGTATCCCTGTGGAGGACAACCACAAGGCGGACATCAGCTCCTGGTTCAACGAGGCTATTGACTTCATAGGTAAATGGAATGGATGCCTGGGgctcttctgcctctctcttctcaTTTTAGCCCCTAAGCCCATTCTCTCTGTAGCAAGGACGTGAATGAAGCCTCCGAGCCTTCTTACACACATTCAGTATCTGTCTGGTGTGGGCAACATGCCTGCAAAATATGAATTTGATTTGATGTCCCACTTTACAGATTAGCAAACTGGGGCTCACAAAGTTGAACTGACTGGTCTGAGATCTATCTACTGAGTGGCAACTCCCGGTCTGGGTTTAACTCCTGTGCCGTCCTTTGCATGGCACCCACGTTGCCTTGCTCCACGAGCAGTATCCATGCGATGGCACGTGCTGATAGTGACCATCACCACTGGATAAGACACACATGACCTTTCTCAGACACCCTGTACCTGGGCTTGGGGCGGTTCTCCTGAGCTGTCAAGTAACCAGCTGCTCCTTTTGTTTTCCAGACTCCATCAAGAATGCTGGAGGACGGGTGTTTGTCCACTGCCAGGCAGGAATTTCCCGATCAGCCACCATCTGCCTCGCTTACCTCATGAGGACTAACCGAGTCAAGCTGGACGAGGCCTTTGAGTTTGTGAAGCAGAGGCGAAGCATCATCTCCCCCAACTTCAGCTTCATGGGCCAGCTGCTGCAGTTTGAGTCCCAGGTGCTGGCCCCACACTGCTCAGCAGAGGCTGGGAGCCCTGCCATGGCCGTGCTGGACCGAGGCACCTCCACCACCACCGTCTTCAACTTCCCCGTCTCTATCCCTGTCCACTCCACGAACAGTGCGCTGAGCTACCTGCAGAGCCCCATCACAACCTCTCCCAGCTGCTGAAAGGCCACGGGAGGTGAGGCTCTTCACATCCCACCGGGACTCCAGGCTCCTCCTGGAGAGGAGAAATGCAATAACTCTGGGAGGGGCTCGAGAGGGCTGgtccttatttatttaatttcaccCGAGTTCCACTGGGTTCCTAACCAGTCGTCCTGATGACTTAGCGTCAAGACGGTTGCCGAACTCAGCATTCGGGACCAATATGTAGTGGGTACATCAAGTCCCTCTGACAGAATGGGGCAGAAGAGAAAGGACTCAGTGTGTGAGCCAGTTTCTTCTTTGCTTGCCCCGGTTTTTGTAGAATCTCTTCATGCTTGACATACTTACCAGTATTATCATTCCCGACAACACATTCACATGGGAGAATATacaccttatttatttttgtgtaggtGTCTGCCTTCACAAATGTCGTTGTCTACTCCTAGAACCAAAtacctcaatttttgtttttgagtacTGTACTGTCTGTAAATATGTCGTGAGCAGGTTTGTTTTCAGCACTGATGGAAAACACCagtgttgaggttttttttagtTGCCAACAGTTGTATGTTTGCTGATTATTTATGAcctgaaataatatatttcttcttctgagaagACATTTTGTTACATAAGGATGACTTTttttacacaatggaataaatTATGGCATTTCTATTGAAATttcaatgcttttatttctttggtatCCACATCCAACCCCTCTCCTACTTGTGAACTAGGGAAGAATTCCAACAAGGGCCTGCAGAGTGTGTTGAGATCTGATCCTATGCCCTGTGGTGGCCCTATGATCCCATG
This genomic window contains:
- the DUSP1 gene encoding dual specificity protein phosphatase 1 → MVMEVGTLDAGGLRALLGERAAQCLLLDCRSFFAFNAGHIAGSVNVRFSTIVRRRAKGAMGLEHIVPNAELRGRLLAGAYQAVVLLDERSAALDGAKRDGTLALAAGALCREARAAKVFFLKGGYEAFSASCPELCSKQSTPMGLSLPLSTSVPDSAESGCSSCSTPLYDQGGPVEILPFLYLGSAYHASRKDMLDALGITALINVSANCPNHFEGHYQYKSIPVEDNHKADISSWFNEAIDFIDSIKNAGGRVFVHCQAGISRSATICLAYLMRTNRVKLDEAFEFVKQRRSIISPNFSFMGQLLQFESQVLAPHCSAEAGSPAMAVLDRGTSTTTVFNFPVSIPVHSTNSALSYLQSPITTSPSC